In Streptomyces canus, one DNA window encodes the following:
- a CDS encoding carboxyl transferase domain-containing protein, which produces MDQAPELTSAADPASEAWQANEAAHRALVDELRDKLAAARLGGGKRARERHTARGKLLPRDRVDALLDPGSPFLELAPLAADGLYDGAAPAAGVIAGVGRVSGRECVVVANDATVKGGTYYPMTVKKHLRAQEVALDNRLPCIYLVDSGGAFLPMQDEVFPDREHFGRIFYNQARMSGAGIPQIAAVLGSCTAGGAYVPAMSDEAVIVRNQGTIFLGGPPLVKAATGEVVTAEELGGGEVHSRISGVTDHLAEDDAHALRIVRNIAATLPARGPLPWSVRPAVEPKVDPYGLYGAVPTDSRTPYDVREIIARVTDGSRFAEFKAEFGQTLVTGFARIHGHPVGIVANNGILFSESAQKGAHFIELCDQRGIPLLFLQNISGFMVGKDYEAGGIAKHGAKMVTAVACTRVPKLTVVVGGSYGAGNYSMCGRAYSPRFLWMWPNAKISVMGGEQAASVLATVKRDQSEARGDAWAAEDEEAFKDPIRAQYERQGNAYYATARLWDDGVIDPLDTRQVLGLALTACANAPLGDPQFGVFRM; this is translated from the coding sequence ATGGATCAGGCACCCGAGCTGACGAGCGCGGCGGACCCCGCGTCGGAGGCCTGGCAGGCCAACGAGGCGGCCCACCGGGCACTCGTGGACGAGCTGCGGGACAAGCTCGCGGCGGCCCGGCTGGGCGGTGGGAAGAGGGCGCGCGAACGGCACACCGCGCGCGGAAAGCTGTTGCCCCGGGACCGGGTGGACGCCCTCCTGGACCCCGGCTCACCCTTCCTGGAGCTCGCTCCCCTCGCCGCCGACGGGTTGTACGACGGAGCGGCCCCGGCCGCCGGCGTCATCGCCGGGGTCGGCAGGGTGAGCGGCCGGGAGTGCGTCGTCGTCGCCAATGACGCCACCGTCAAGGGCGGCACGTACTACCCGATGACGGTGAAGAAGCACCTGCGCGCGCAGGAGGTCGCCCTCGACAACCGCCTCCCCTGCATCTACCTCGTCGACTCCGGCGGCGCCTTCCTGCCGATGCAGGACGAGGTCTTCCCGGACCGCGAGCACTTCGGGCGGATCTTCTACAACCAGGCCAGGATGTCCGGCGCGGGCATCCCGCAGATCGCCGCCGTGCTCGGCTCGTGCACGGCAGGGGGCGCCTACGTCCCCGCCATGAGCGACGAGGCCGTCATCGTCCGGAACCAGGGCACGATCTTCCTCGGCGGGCCCCCGCTCGTGAAGGCCGCCACCGGCGAGGTCGTCACCGCGGAGGAGCTCGGCGGCGGCGAGGTGCACTCCCGGATCTCCGGCGTCACCGACCATCTCGCCGAGGACGACGCCCATGCCCTGAGGATCGTGCGGAACATCGCCGCCACGCTCCCCGCGCGCGGGCCGCTGCCCTGGTCCGTCCGGCCCGCCGTGGAGCCCAAGGTCGACCCCTACGGCCTCTACGGCGCCGTCCCCACCGACTCCCGCACCCCCTACGACGTGCGCGAGATCATCGCGCGCGTCACCGACGGCTCCCGGTTCGCCGAGTTCAAGGCCGAGTTCGGGCAGACCCTGGTCACCGGCTTCGCCCGGATCCACGGCCACCCGGTCGGGATCGTCGCCAACAACGGCATCCTGTTCTCCGAATCGGCCCAGAAGGGTGCCCACTTCATCGAGCTGTGCGACCAGCGCGGCATCCCGCTGCTGTTCCTCCAGAACATCTCCGGCTTCATGGTCGGCAAGGACTACGAGGCGGGCGGCATCGCCAAGCACGGCGCCAAGATGGTGACCGCGGTCGCCTGCACGCGCGTGCCCAAGCTGACCGTGGTCGTCGGCGGTTCGTACGGCGCCGGGAACTACTCCATGTGCGGCCGGGCCTACTCCCCCCGCTTCCTGTGGATGTGGCCCAACGCCAAGATCTCCGTCATGGGCGGCGAACAGGCCGCGTCGGTCCTCGCGACCGTCAAGCGGGATCAGTCGGAGGCCCGCGGCGATGCCTGGGCCGCCGAGGACGAAGAGGCCTTCAAGGACCCGATCCGCGCCCAGTACGAGCGCCAGGGCAACGCCTACTACGCCACCGCCCGCCTCTGGGACGACGGGGTCATCGACCCGCTCGACACCCGGCAGGTGCTCGGCCTGGCCCTGACCGCATGCGCCAACGCGCCGCTGGGCGACCCCCAGTTCGGCGTCTTCCGGATGTGA
- a CDS encoding SACE_7040 family transcriptional regulator: MATRTDAPTRREQILKEAARLFAERGFHGVGVDEIGAAVGISGPGLYRHFAGKDAMLAELLVGISGQLLTGAKRRLAESDGTPAEAVLDSLIEGHIDFALDDRPLITLHDRELDRLRDSDRKLVRQLQRQYVELWVEILRGVYPDLAEPAARSAVHSVFGLLNSTPHLGRPGSLPGRGATAELLHRMARGAFAAAAA, from the coding sequence ATGGCCACGAGAACCGACGCACCCACCCGCCGCGAGCAGATCCTCAAGGAGGCCGCGCGGCTCTTCGCCGAGCGTGGGTTCCACGGCGTGGGCGTGGACGAGATAGGCGCGGCGGTCGGCATCAGCGGGCCCGGCCTCTACCGGCACTTCGCGGGCAAGGACGCGATGCTGGCGGAGCTGCTGGTGGGGATCAGCGGGCAGTTGCTGACGGGGGCGAAGCGGCGGCTGGCGGAGTCGGACGGCACGCCCGCCGAGGCGGTACTCGACTCGCTCATCGAGGGGCACATCGACTTCGCGCTCGACGACCGCCCCCTGATCACCCTGCACGACCGCGAGCTGGACCGCCTCCGGGACAGCGACCGCAAGCTGGTCCGGCAGCTGCAGCGGCAGTACGTGGAGCTGTGGGTGGAGATCCTGCGCGGGGTCTACCCCGACCTCGCCGAACCCGCCGCCCGCTCGGCGGTGCACTCCGTCTTCGGGCTCCTGAACTCCACCCCGCACCTCGGCCGCCCCGGCTCGCTCCCGGGCCGCGGTGCCACCGCGGAGCTGCTGCACCGCATGGCGAGGGGGGCGTTCGCCGCCGCGGCGGCGTGA
- a CDS encoding acyl-CoA dehydrogenase family protein produces MRRTVFNEDHEAFRETLRAFIEAEVVPVYDEWFAAGQAPRDFYYKLAELGVFGIRVDEEFGGAGIDSYKFEAVMYEETARAGVQFGGSGVHVLLGLPYIKMLATDEQKKRFLPKFVSGEEMWALAMTEPGTGSDLAGMKTTARLSEDGTHYVLNGSKTFITGGVHADRVIVCARTSAPTAEDRRHGISLFAVDTKSEGYSIGRKLDKLGLKTSDTAELAFVDVKVPVEDLLGEENKGFYYLGHNLASERWGIAFGAYAQAKAAVRFAKEYVQERTVFGKAVASFQNTKFELAACQAEVDAAEAVADRALEALDAGELTPAEAASAKLFCTEVAHRVIDRCLQLHGGYGFMNEYPIARLYADNRVNRIYGGTSEIMKSIIAKDMGL; encoded by the coding sequence GTGCGCCGTACTGTGTTCAACGAGGACCACGAGGCGTTCCGGGAGACCCTGCGCGCCTTCATCGAGGCCGAGGTCGTCCCCGTCTACGACGAGTGGTTCGCGGCCGGTCAGGCGCCGCGCGACTTCTACTACAAGCTCGCCGAGCTCGGCGTCTTCGGTATCCGCGTGGACGAGGAGTTCGGCGGCGCCGGCATCGACTCGTACAAGTTCGAGGCCGTGATGTACGAGGAGACCGCCCGCGCGGGTGTCCAGTTCGGCGGCTCCGGTGTGCACGTCCTGCTCGGACTGCCGTACATCAAGATGCTCGCCACGGACGAGCAGAAGAAGCGCTTCCTGCCGAAGTTCGTCTCCGGCGAGGAGATGTGGGCCCTCGCGATGACCGAGCCGGGCACCGGCTCCGACCTCGCGGGCATGAAGACCACCGCCAGGCTCTCCGAGGACGGCACGCACTACGTCCTCAACGGCTCCAAGACCTTCATCACCGGTGGCGTCCACGCCGACCGCGTGATCGTCTGCGCCCGCACCTCCGCGCCCACCGCCGAGGACCGTCGCCACGGCATCTCCCTGTTCGCCGTGGACACCAAGTCCGAGGGCTACTCCATCGGCCGCAAGCTCGACAAGCTCGGCCTGAAGACCTCCGACACCGCCGAGCTCGCGTTCGTCGACGTCAAGGTCCCCGTCGAGGACCTCCTCGGCGAGGAGAACAAGGGCTTCTACTACCTCGGCCACAACCTCGCCTCCGAGCGGTGGGGCATCGCCTTCGGCGCCTACGCGCAGGCCAAGGCCGCCGTCCGGTTCGCCAAGGAGTACGTCCAGGAGCGCACCGTCTTCGGCAAGGCGGTCGCGTCCTTCCAGAACACCAAGTTCGAGCTGGCCGCCTGCCAGGCCGAGGTGGACGCCGCCGAGGCCGTGGCCGACCGCGCCCTCGAGGCCCTCGACGCCGGCGAGCTCACCCCCGCCGAGGCCGCCTCCGCCAAGCTGTTCTGCACCGAGGTCGCCCACCGCGTCATCGACCGCTGCCTCCAGCTGCACGGCGGCTACGGCTTCATGAACGAGTACCCGATCGCCCGCCTGTACGCGGACAACCGCGTCAACCGCATCTACGGCGGCACCAGCGAGATCATGAAGTCGATCATCGCGAAGGACATGGGCCTGTAA
- a CDS encoding acyl-CoA thioesterase, whose translation MSQALQDLLDLLDLEQIEENIFRGHSRAAVVPRVFGGQVAAQALVAAGRTVPEDRLAHSLHAYFLRPGDPGAPIVYTVDRMNDGRSFTARRVLAVQHGQPIFALSASFQRHEEGFDHQAAMPTAPDPATLPTSADRLRGYDHLDPAVVERFLEAREAIDLRYADDPPYGRFGEPREPHSQVWFRTNGKLGGAVDEPLLHVVLATYVSDMTLLDSILLAHGRGGWAVGDVVGASLDHAMWFHRPFRADEWLLYDQESPSAQGGRGLGQARIYTQDGRLAISVIQEGVVRAPR comes from the coding sequence ATGAGCCAGGCACTTCAGGATCTCCTCGATCTGCTCGACCTCGAGCAGATCGAGGAGAACATCTTCCGCGGCCACTCCCGCGCCGCCGTCGTCCCCCGCGTCTTCGGCGGGCAGGTCGCGGCACAGGCGCTGGTCGCCGCCGGGCGGACGGTCCCCGAGGACCGGCTCGCCCACTCCCTGCACGCGTACTTCCTTCGCCCGGGCGACCCCGGCGCGCCGATCGTCTACACCGTCGACCGCATGAACGACGGCCGGTCCTTCACGGCCCGCCGGGTCCTCGCCGTCCAGCACGGCCAGCCGATCTTCGCCCTCTCCGCCTCCTTCCAGCGGCACGAAGAGGGCTTCGACCACCAGGCCGCCATGCCCACGGCCCCCGACCCGGCGACGCTGCCCACCTCGGCGGACCGGCTGCGCGGCTACGACCACCTGGACCCGGCGGTCGTGGAGCGCTTCCTGGAGGCCCGCGAGGCGATCGACCTGCGCTACGCCGACGACCCGCCGTACGGAAGGTTCGGCGAGCCGCGTGAGCCGCACTCCCAGGTCTGGTTCCGCACCAACGGCAAGCTCGGCGGTGCTGTTGACGAACCGCTGCTCCACGTCGTCCTCGCCACGTACGTCTCCGACATGACGCTCCTCGACTCGATCCTCCTCGCGCACGGCCGCGGCGGCTGGGCCGTAGGTGACGTCGTCGGGGCCTCGCTCGACCACGCGATGTGGTTCCACCGCCCCTTCCGCGCCGACGAGTGGCTCCTGTACGACCAGGAGTCCCCGTCGGCCCAGGGCGGCCGCGGACTCGGCCAGGCCCGCATCTACACGCAGGACGGCCGGCTGGCCATCTCGGTGATCCAGGAGGGCGTGGTCCGCGCACCCAGGTGA
- a CDS encoding phosphatase, translated as MPIPGTPSRAELVDHLVKTRIAGEVATPRENNLSHYRQLANGNRHYWFGLELGDRWSDEQDVLAVMAERVGVNDDPEYRYGQDTIDPELTVGGLERMAARLRKAADGQQRVLCATGHPGGMLDVHHATAAALRTAGCEIVVIPDGLQTDEGYVMQFADVAVLEHGATLWHTHSGDPMKAILTALEREGRPLPDLVVADHGWAGYAGQHGVDSVGYADSNDPALFLAEAEGTVQVTVPLDDHVVSPRYYDPMTAYLLAEAGLA; from the coding sequence ATGCCGATACCCGGGACACCCAGCCGCGCCGAGCTCGTCGACCACCTTGTGAAGACCCGTATCGCGGGTGAGGTGGCCACGCCGCGTGAGAACAACCTCTCCCACTACCGCCAGCTGGCGAACGGCAACCGCCACTACTGGTTCGGCCTGGAGCTCGGGGACCGCTGGAGTGACGAGCAGGACGTGCTCGCGGTGATGGCGGAGCGGGTGGGGGTCAACGACGACCCGGAGTACCGGTACGGCCAGGACACCATCGACCCGGAGCTGACCGTCGGCGGTCTGGAGCGGATGGCGGCCCGGCTGCGCAAGGCGGCGGACGGACAGCAGCGGGTGCTGTGCGCCACCGGCCACCCCGGCGGCATGCTCGACGTCCACCACGCCACGGCCGCCGCGCTGCGCACGGCCGGCTGCGAGATCGTCGTCATCCCGGACGGGCTCCAGACGGACGAGGGGTACGTCATGCAGTTCGCGGACGTGGCGGTCCTGGAGCACGGCGCCACGCTGTGGCACACGCATTCCGGCGACCCGATGAAGGCCATCCTCACGGCCCTGGAGCGCGAGGGCCGTCCGCTGCCCGACCTGGTCGTCGCCGACCACGGCTGGGCGGGCTACGCCGGACAGCACGGCGTGGACTCGGTGGGCTACGCCGACTCCAACGACCCGGCGCTGTTCCTGGCGGAGGCCGAGGGGACGGTCCAGGTGACCGTGCCCCTCGACGACCACGTGGTGAGCCCGCGCTACTACGACCCGATGACGGCGTATCTGCTGGCGGAAGCGGGCCTGGCCTAG
- a CDS encoding PucR family transcriptional regulator yields the protein MPDPAVPPTPPVPLAALLAREDLGLRQIAGPSDPSAVVHWAHTSEMADPYPYLLGGELLLTAGVHILEAAGSGTYFDDYVSRVVAAGGAALGFGVAPVHDTVPRALVAACDSYELPLIEVPPRTTFSAVARAVWQLMAQARHAELRRVTEAQQSLAAAASRPDPVPSVLRQLARRVGGWAVLYGPDGVELASAGRPVGTAAREALTGLAEVVRPSGPGTPTSASHATADVHLAAYSLGAGHGFVLGVAAPRRDPGDHTIASVAAVLLSLLTGEHQSRSGAARSSALVRLLLGAPAQDVAPLLGGERWVVVHARPDTLAAPDPVAASALGAALGSPLIDVAREVVRVLLPAGPEPAPQPGWTLGVSAVAGPREWATADAQAGRALARARATRAGLVRYGARPALADLVPEADAEAHARALLAPLAPALAETLRTWLSLHGSWDRTAVALGVHRNTVRQRIAKCATLLERDLDDPDVRMELWFALRRP from the coding sequence ATGCCGGACCCGGCTGTCCCGCCCACCCCGCCGGTCCCGCTGGCCGCGCTGCTGGCCCGCGAGGATCTCGGGCTGCGGCAGATCGCGGGGCCTTCCGATCCCTCCGCGGTGGTCCACTGGGCGCACACCTCGGAGATGGCGGACCCGTACCCGTATCTGCTGGGCGGTGAGCTGCTGCTGACGGCGGGGGTGCACATCCTGGAGGCGGCGGGGTCGGGCACCTACTTCGACGACTACGTCTCCCGCGTCGTCGCGGCGGGCGGTGCGGCCCTCGGCTTCGGTGTGGCCCCGGTGCACGACACGGTCCCGCGCGCCCTGGTCGCGGCCTGCGACTCCTACGAGCTGCCCCTGATCGAGGTCCCGCCCCGGACGACCTTCTCCGCCGTGGCCCGCGCGGTCTGGCAACTGATGGCCCAGGCCCGCCACGCGGAACTGCGCCGCGTCACCGAGGCCCAGCAGAGCCTGGCAGCGGCCGCGTCCCGCCCCGACCCGGTGCCGTCGGTGCTGCGGCAGCTGGCGCGGCGGGTCGGGGGGTGGGCGGTGCTGTACGGGCCCGACGGGGTGGAGCTCGCATCCGCCGGGCGGCCGGTGGGGACAGCCGCCCGGGAGGCGCTGACCGGACTCGCGGAGGTCGTACGCCCCTCCGGCCCCGGGACGCCGACCTCCGCCAGTCATGCGACCGCGGACGTCCACCTCGCCGCCTACTCCCTCGGCGCCGGGCACGGCTTCGTGCTCGGGGTCGCCGCCCCGCGGCGGGATCCCGGCGACCACACGATCGCCTCCGTCGCCGCCGTGCTCCTGTCGTTGCTCACCGGTGAGCATCAGAGCCGCTCGGGTGCGGCGCGCTCGTCCGCTCTCGTACGGCTGCTGCTCGGCGCCCCCGCACAGGACGTGGCCCCGCTCCTCGGAGGCGAGCGGTGGGTCGTCGTGCACGCCCGGCCCGACACCCTCGCCGCTCCCGACCCGGTCGCCGCCTCCGCCCTGGGCGCGGCGCTCGGGTCGCCGCTCATCGACGTGGCGCGGGAGGTCGTACGGGTGCTGCTGCCCGCCGGCCCGGAACCCGCCCCGCAGCCGGGGTGGACGCTGGGGGTCAGTGCCGTCGCCGGACCGCGGGAGTGGGCCACCGCCGACGCCCAGGCGGGCCGTGCGCTGGCCCGCGCCCGTGCGACCCGGGCCGGGCTGGTCCGGTACGGGGCCCGTCCCGCACTCGCCGACCTGGTGCCGGAGGCGGACGCCGAGGCACACGCCAGGGCACTCCTGGCCCCGCTCGCTCCCGCCCTCGCCGAGACCCTCCGCACCTGGTTGTCCCTGCACGGCAGCTGGGACCGTACGGCGGTCGCGCTGGGCGTGCACCGCAACACCGTGCGGCAGCGGATCGCGAAGTGCGCGACGCTGCTGGAACGGGACCTGGACGACCCGGACGTACGGATGGAGCTGTGGTTCGCGCTGCGGCGACCATGA
- the speB gene encoding agmatinase: protein MSSPETPRGPVDSSRIPRYAGPATFARLPRLDEVGRAEVAVVGVPFDSGVSYRPGARFGGNAIREASRLLRPYNPAQDASPFALAQVADGGDIAVNPFDIHEAVETIEAAADDLLGTGARLMTLGGDHTIALPLLRSVAKKHGPVALLHFDAHLDTWDTYFGAEYTHGTPFRRAVEEGILDTSALSHVGTRGPLYGKQDLTDDEKMGFGIVTSADVMRRGVDEVADQLRQRIGDRPLYISIDIDCLDPAHAPGTGTPEAGGMTSRELLEILRGLASCNLVSADVVEVAPAYDHAEITSVAASHTAYELTTIMSRQIAEARAQ from the coding sequence ATGAGCTCTCCCGAGACCCCCCGCGGCCCCGTCGACTCCTCCCGTATCCCGCGCTACGCCGGCCCCGCGACCTTCGCCCGGCTGCCGCGCCTCGACGAGGTCGGGCGGGCCGAGGTCGCCGTCGTGGGGGTGCCCTTCGACTCGGGAGTCTCCTACCGGCCGGGCGCCCGCTTCGGCGGCAACGCCATCCGCGAGGCGTCCCGGCTGCTCAGGCCCTACAACCCGGCGCAGGACGCGTCCCCCTTCGCGCTGGCGCAGGTGGCGGACGGCGGCGACATCGCCGTGAACCCGTTCGACATCCACGAGGCCGTCGAGACGATCGAGGCGGCCGCGGACGACCTCCTCGGCACCGGCGCGCGCCTGATGACCCTGGGTGGCGACCACACGATCGCCCTCCCGCTGCTCAGGTCCGTCGCGAAGAAGCACGGCCCGGTCGCTCTGCTGCACTTCGACGCCCACCTCGACACCTGGGACACCTACTTCGGCGCCGAGTACACGCACGGGACGCCGTTCCGGCGGGCGGTGGAGGAGGGGATCCTGGACACCTCCGCCCTCTCCCACGTGGGCACCCGCGGGCCGCTGTACGGCAAGCAGGACCTCACCGACGACGAGAAGATGGGCTTCGGCATCGTGACGTCCGCGGATGTCATGCGGCGCGGTGTCGACGAGGTCGCCGACCAGCTCCGTCAGCGCATCGGCGACCGCCCGCTCTACATCTCCATCGACATCGACTGCCTGGACCCGGCCCACGCGCCCGGTACGGGCACCCCCGAGGCGGGCGGCATGACCTCCCGCGAGCTGCTGGAGATCCTGCGGGGTCTGGCATCGTGCAACCTGGTGTCGGCGGACGTCGTCGAGGTGGCCCCCGCGTACGACCACGCGGAGATCACGTCGGTGGCGGCCTCCCACACCGCCTACGAACTGACCACGATCATGTCCCGCCAGATTGCAGAGGCCCGCGCGCAGTGA
- a CDS encoding thiamine pyrophosphate-binding protein, whose product MTHDHDLVLRPTAAQTEAALNPPPGRSGGDLVVETLAALGATTVFGLPGQHALGVFDALRRSDLRYIGLRVENNAGFAADAYGRITGEAAPLLLSTGPGALTSLAALQEAAAASAPVLAISSQIPSAGLGGGRHGYLHELPDQSASFRGVVKSVHTVRAQSQIPSAIEAAWKSALTAPHGPVWVEIPQDVLLSPTLIPVVTGGDAFPEELPPRPELTAVAADLLSNAARPAIIAGGGVVRADASRKLRQLAETLQAPVVTTPGGKGAFPWTHPLSLQSWLEDRHTTDFLEDADVLLVVGSGLGELSSNYHTFKPRGRVVQIEADLGKLESNHPALGIHADARLALQALLETVSPREDVEAAERVRTVLAKVSDRIAAQELTLEQELLASVRRALPTDSPSFWDMTILAYWAWSAFDAKGPNHMHSAQGAGGLGYGFPAALGAAVADPTRPVLAVSGDGGALYSIAELATARQYDLNVTWLIVDDGGYGILREYMTDAFGQATATELTRPDYVALAESFGVPGVRTTPAGLADDLAKALGSPGPSVVVLPAVLRMFAPTHL is encoded by the coding sequence GTGACTCACGACCACGACCTGGTGCTCCGCCCGACCGCCGCCCAGACCGAGGCCGCGCTGAACCCGCCTCCCGGCCGCAGCGGCGGAGACCTGGTCGTGGAGACGCTGGCCGCGCTCGGCGCGACGACCGTCTTCGGCCTGCCCGGCCAGCACGCGCTCGGCGTGTTCGACGCGCTCCGGCGGTCCGACCTGCGCTACATCGGCCTGCGGGTGGAGAACAACGCGGGCTTCGCGGCGGACGCGTACGGCAGGATCACGGGGGAGGCGGCGCCGCTGCTGCTGTCGACCGGTCCCGGCGCGCTGACGTCCCTGGCCGCTCTTCAGGAGGCGGCCGCGGCCTCGGCGCCCGTCCTGGCGATCAGCAGCCAGATCCCGTCCGCCGGTCTGGGGGGCGGCCGTCACGGCTATCTGCACGAACTCCCGGACCAGTCGGCCTCGTTCAGGGGCGTCGTGAAGTCGGTGCACACCGTCCGCGCCCAGTCCCAGATCCCCTCCGCGATCGAGGCGGCCTGGAAGTCGGCGCTGACCGCTCCGCACGGCCCGGTGTGGGTGGAGATCCCGCAGGACGTGCTGCTGTCGCCGACGCTGATCCCCGTGGTGACGGGCGGCGACGCCTTCCCCGAGGAGCTGCCCCCGCGCCCCGAACTCACGGCGGTGGCGGCCGACCTGCTGTCGAACGCGGCCCGGCCGGCGATCATCGCGGGCGGGGGAGTCGTACGGGCGGACGCGTCCCGCAAGCTGCGCCAGCTGGCGGAGACGCTCCAGGCCCCGGTGGTCACCACGCCCGGCGGCAAGGGTGCCTTCCCCTGGACGCACCCCCTGTCCCTCCAGTCCTGGCTCGAGGACCGCCACACCACGGACTTCCTGGAGGACGCGGACGTACTCCTGGTGGTCGGCTCGGGGCTGGGCGAACTCTCCTCGAACTACCACACGTTCAAGCCGCGAGGCCGGGTCGTGCAGATCGAGGCGGACCTCGGCAAGCTGGAGTCCAACCACCCCGCGCTGGGCATCCACGCGGACGCCCGACTGGCCTTGCAGGCGCTGCTGGAGACGGTGTCACCGAGGGAGGACGTGGAGGCCGCCGAGCGGGTCCGTACCGTCCTCGCGAAGGTCTCCGACCGTATCGCCGCCCAGGAACTCACCCTGGAACAGGAGCTGTTGGCGTCGGTCCGACGGGCCCTTCCCACCGACTCCCCGTCCTTCTGGGACATGACGATCCTGGCGTACTGGGCCTGGTCGGCGTTCGACGCCAAGGGCCCCAACCACATGCACTCGGCCCAGGGCGCCGGCGGCCTCGGCTACGGCTTCCCCGCGGCTCTGGGCGCGGCGGTCGCCGACCCGACCCGCCCGGTCCTGGCGGTCTCCGGCGACGGCGGCGCCCTGTACTCCATCGCAGAACTGGCCACGGCCCGCCAGTACGACCTGAACGTCACCTGGCTGATCGTCGACGACGGCGGCTACGGCATCCTGCGCGAGTACATGACGGACGCGTTCGGCCAGGCCACGGCGACGGAGCTGACCCGCCCCGACTACGTGGCACTGGCCGAGTCCTTCGGCGTCCCCGGGGTCCGTACGACCCCCGCGGGCCTCGCGGACGACCTGGCGAAGGCGCTCGGTTCACCGGGGCCCTCGGTGGTCGTCCTGCCGGCGGTGCTGCGGATGTTCGCGCCCACGCACCTGTAG
- a CDS encoding endonuclease I family protein, with product MPATRIRSWKSVALTTAAVLVGLAAPVVTTTPAAATTTAYDSTYYKNAVGKTGTTLKSSLHTIISANVSKISYSAVWDALKVTDQDPNNSSNVILLYSGVSRSKSLNGGDTGDWNREHVWAKSHGDFGEVTGPGTDLHHLRPADVQVNSIRGNLDFDNGGSAVTNGGGSTVDSDSFAPRAADRGDVARMILYMAVRYDGGDGFADLEPNEKVGNGSNPYIGKLSVLKAWNEADPPSAFEEKRNQVIYDTYQHNRNPFIDHPEWVEAIW from the coding sequence ATGCCGGCGACACGCATCCGCAGCTGGAAGTCGGTGGCGCTCACCACCGCCGCCGTGCTGGTCGGGCTCGCGGCCCCGGTCGTGACCACGACCCCGGCCGCCGCCACGACGACCGCGTACGACTCGACGTACTACAAGAACGCGGTCGGCAAGACCGGCACCACCCTGAAGTCCTCCCTGCACACGATCATCAGCGCCAACGTCTCGAAGATCTCGTACTCCGCGGTCTGGGACGCGCTCAAGGTCACCGACCAGGACCCGAACAACAGCAGCAACGTGATCCTGCTGTACAGCGGTGTCTCCCGCAGCAAGTCCCTCAACGGCGGTGACACCGGCGACTGGAACCGTGAGCACGTGTGGGCCAAGTCCCACGGCGACTTCGGCGAGGTGACCGGACCCGGCACCGATCTGCACCATCTGCGCCCCGCGGACGTCCAGGTCAACAGCATCCGCGGCAACCTCGACTTCGACAACGGCGGCAGCGCCGTCACCAACGGCGGCGGCAGCACCGTCGACTCCGACTCCTTCGCGCCGCGCGCCGCGGACCGGGGCGACGTGGCCCGGATGATCCTCTACATGGCCGTGCGCTACGACGGCGGCGACGGCTTCGCCGACCTGGAGCCCAACGAGAAGGTCGGCAACGGCTCCAACCCCTACATCGGCAAGCTCTCCGTCCTCAAGGCCTGGAACGAGGCGGACCCGCCGAGCGCCTTCGAGGAGAAGCGCAACCAGGTCATCTACGACACCTACCAGCACAACCGCAACCCGTTCATCGACCACCCGGAGTGGGTCGAGGCGATCTGGTAG